A DNA window from Vigna angularis cultivar LongXiaoDou No.4 chromosome 1, ASM1680809v1, whole genome shotgun sequence contains the following coding sequences:
- the LOC108337311 gene encoding thaumatin-like protein 1, which produces MFPFSHSSHQSIVFLLIHAFIGVGVSATTFTFVNKCDHTVWPGILGKPDLGTSGFELKRGSTRTFDAPPGWSGRFWGRTGCQFDDSGHGNCATGDCGSGQVLCNGNGATPPATLAEFTLGSGSPDYYDVSLVDGYNLPMMVESSGGSGSCATTGCGADLNRRCPAELRVEGGDACQSACRAFGKPEFCCSGAFNSPAACAPSMYSEIFKNACPKSYSYAFDDATSTFTCTGADYTVTFCPSSSPSLKSLMESGPGSSVEQAAVATTSWIANLATGDSSRSKPFSPSNSAFFLSVTFILSYLVS; this is translated from the exons ATGTTTCCCTTCTCACATTCATCTCATCAATCTATCGTTTTCCTACTTATCCATGCTTTCATAG GGGTGGGAGTTTCGGCGACAACATTTACATTCGTGAACAAGTGCGACCACACAGTGTGGCCGGGGATTCTAGGAAAGCCGGACCTCGGAACATCCGGTTTCGAGCTCAAAAGGGGAAGCACGCGAACCTTCGACGCGCCACCGGGTTGGTCGGGGCGTTTCTGGGGCAGAACCGGTTGCCAGTTCGACGACTCGGGCCACGGAAACTGCGCCACCGGCGACTGCGGCTCTGGCCAGGTACTCTGCAACGGAAACGGCGCCACGCCGCCGGCTACACTCGCCGAGTTCACTCTCGGGTCCGGGTCTCCGGACTACTACGACGTGAGCCTCGTCGACGGTTACAACCTCCCGATGATGGTGGAATCCAGCGGCGGCTCCGGCTCGTGCGCCACCACCGGATGCGGGGCGGACCTAAACCGACGGTGCCCGGCGGAGCTGAGGGTTGAAGGCGGCGACGCGTGCCAGAGCGCGTGTCGCGCGTTCGGGAAACCGGAGTTTTGCTGCAGCGGCGCGTTTAATTCACCAGCGGCGTGCGCGCCTTCGATGTACTCGGAGATTTTTAAGAACGCGTGCCCCAAATCTTATAGCTACGCGTTTGATGATGCTACCAGCACTTTTACTTGCACCGGTGCGGATTACACTGTCACATTTTGTCCCTCTTCTTCTCCAAG TTTGAAGTCTTTGATGGAATCGGGGCCAGGATCATCAGTGGAACAGGCAGCAGTGGCTACTACTTCATGGATAGCCAATTTGGCTACAGGGGATTCCAGCAGAAGCAAACCATTTTCACCTTCCAACTCtgcattttttctttctgtcaCTTTCATTCTTTCCTATTTAGTCTCATAG
- the LOC108340980 gene encoding calmodulin-lysine N-methyltransferase, with product MDNTANVKASSLRWKILRRALLSRATPPDSEEQSHIIIKRISRRTSHGFNLIPSHVIDDERHPNKRDCSSTRDTRVCYTLPISDAPQLFLTQRVDSRADLDDFEICNRYNIDNTGLVCNWPSEDVLAHYCLSHADIFRSKKVIELGSGYGLAGFVIAAATGASEVVISDGNPQVVDYTQRNIEANTGAFGDTVVKSMTLHWNQEDITNLADTFDIIIASDCTFFKDFHRDLARIVKHLLSKAGSSEAIFLSPKRGNSLDLFLELAKENGLRFSVTENYDQEVWKRHEGFLSEDRDSWPSYEKGHSYPLLIRITL from the exons ATGGACAACACAGCGAACGTCAAAGCTTCTTCTTTGAGATGGAAAATTCTTCGTCGCGCGCTTCTCTCACGCGCCACTCCACCAGACTCAG AAGAACAATCTCACATTATTATTAAGCGCATTTCGAGAAGGACCAGCCATGGATTCAACTTGATACCCTCACATGTAATCGACGACGAACGTCACCCGAACAAACGCGACTGTTCTTCCACCAGAGACACTCGCGTTTGTTACACTTTACCTATCTCTGACGCTCCTCAACTCTTTCTGAC ACAAAGAGTGGACAGCCGTGCTGACCTTGATGATTTTGAAATATGCAACAGATACAACATTGACAATACTGGGCTTGTTT GTAATTGGCCTTCAGAAGATGTTCTTGCTCACTATTGCTTGTCACATGCAGATATATTCAG GTCTAAAAAGGTTATTGAGCTTGGTTCTGGCTATGGGTTGGCTGGATTTGTTATTGCAGCTGCTACAGGGGCATCCGAGGTTGTAATCTCAGATGGAAATCCACAAGTAGTTGATT ATACTCAGCGTAATATTGAAGCCAACACTGGAGCATTTGGGGATACAGTTGTGAAGTCTATGACTCTTCACTGGAATCAGGAGGATATTACTAATTTAGCGGACACGTTTGATATCATCATTGCGAGTGACTG CACTTTCTTTAAGGATTTCCACAGAGACCTTGCTCGTATTGTCAAACATTTATTATCAAAAGCCGGATCTTCTGAGGCTATATTTTTAAGTCCAAAAAGAGGCAACTCGTTGGACCTGTTCTTGGAGTTGGCCAAGGAAAATGGCTTACGTTTCAGTGTAACGGAGAACTATGACCAAGAAGTCTGGAAACGTCATGAGGGATTCTTGAGTGAAGACCGGGACTCTTGGCCCAGTTATGAGAAAGGTCACAGCTATCCACTCTTAATCAGAATTACCCTTTGA